The genome window AAGTGGGTGCCGTTCAGTATCCCGTGAATAAGCAGCAAGCAAGCATGTTCTCTGATTTCTGAATTTGATGGAGAATTGGCATCAAGCATGGTTACTCACTGTCCACTgtcttgccgttcggcaagcaAATAGGCAGGTTTGGTGGGACTTTGTAAAAGGCAAATCCCACgtgagtttggtaatgcttGTTGTATGGTAGCCGTGTAAGACCTTGGCTCTTGTGAAGCTTTTGCTCATAATGGCTGATGGCTATGAATAACATTCTTTTTGAGCGTTCAGCATCCTTGGGTGCCTTCAGAAGTCCCATGCTTAGTGATGGGTGTCATAAACTACCATTCCGATGCCTACGTCGCTACCTATGGCCACTAGACTACCGAAAGAAAATCCTATCTACCGTTCGGCTAGCCTATGCCATGAGAAGACGTacagaaataaagagaaaacatTTTGGGAGTACCGAACGGTATCTTACCTTGAGTAGTGTGGGAAATTTGAGGGCCGAATGGAGACTTCGAAAATCACCTTGAATGCTGAGAACTTATGTGAAAATCGCCTGGATTGCCGTTCACTCTCTTCGGAAATCGCCGCACAGAGCTCTCGCGTCAACTCACAATTGTAAAGTGAGCTCTACGTCCGGAGCaacctctatttatagggagaagactgcaacggtacgcctcgggaaaccaaacggctcataaATGCGACCGCCAGGAGTAGCTTTGCTAGCCACGTGTCGCCCGGTGGATGGAGATGTTGATTGCACGCCAGGCAcggaagacgaagcgtctttGTACGCCAGGCAcggaagacgaagcgtctctcTGCCCTCACACCTCTCAGCATCGACGACCCTTCGGGTCTCAGGGGAGTATCTTCCGAACGATGATTCCCGAAGGGATCAACACAAGCATCCTTCCCTTCCCCCAAACGAGCTTACCGAACGGCAGGGCACCTTCGAACTGCTATGGAGAACtaaattcccttccgaaggaccttcggaagagaacttgggggactactgtttataccggAAATAAACTACCTGTTACCGCCAGACACGTGGATAGAATCAATATTTTTCACAATGACCCTTCGGCATGTGTCCTGCCGAAGCCATACATTTTGGCTCTTTTGCaacaggacacgtgtcatgctcgcaatccgcttctacagtcccacatcggaaatatgagcatagtgcacgcctcccaaTACCTATATAAAAAGACCCCTATCCTCAACAGGGAGGGAGagaaaccaacggtacgctaccgcttgatctgtaatctaATATTTACTAAAACCGTACTTACTTAaacatcggagagccttcggccggtaccacaccggtatcCCAAGGTCTTTccgaacgtgtccttttgcaggaacttaATCTTCCGAAAGGTtattcccttccgaagacataatatcactaagttgagcGAAACACGTGccgaaccactttttcgcatcaacaatCTCTTAAGGTTTTTGAATACAAGGGTGAGGGAGGTTTTTTACATATGCACATTATCAAGAGGCTCTGAGGATTCAAACTTTAAATAACTGGTGGTTTATAAatcaagattttttttcactGAATTAGACCCCGTCGATAATTGATTATGGTTTTTAACTAATTCTTCAAAGTAAGGCATTATTAAATGATGAGAAGAAATTATGTTTACGgtaaaaagaaacccaaattcTGGGTCAAACACAAGAATTCCTTTTTGCACCATGTTGAATTTATCTAACCCTTCCTTCATCCATAAATAGATAAATTGATACAAAGTTTGTGTGTGGTTCAACTTTCAAGAAGTGACCAATCCGACAAGCAGCCACAGAAACCAAATTCAACGTCCCCTCCCAGTTTTGGTATTTACACATTTaatttgttctctttctattGGCACGTATTCCTTGTTGTATACCGACGCACAAATACAAATACCAAAACAattcattataaataaataaaaaagtacaAGTTGAGGTCGATGATGAAGAAATTGGTGGTCAGTCTGCCGACTAAAAGGCACGTGACTGAATATGATAGCAGTCGAAAATTCCaaacaatgaagaaaaaagaacggCACAAGGAAAATAAAGGAGGAAGCAGCACCTATGGATAGCTGTACCGTTTTTGGAGGGCataattgaatgaagaaaaaaaaaacgttaaaatagaaagaagttgaaaaaattgtttttcacGTGCGTGAAATGAAAATGGGTAGCTCCTCCTCATCCATCCTCGTCCGCCGCTAGTGCAACTGGCCTCCCCTTTTGGTTTTAAATTAAACGTGCGTGCGTTACGTGTTTGATAGGTGTTTAGTTTTTAGCCCGAAGTCACGTTTATGTGGGGCCCTTGAAACACTTTTTTATTTCCCACAGCCACACACgagatatataaatacaagTCTCATTTGATAACACTAAAAACTCACTCGCTCctccatcttcttcatcatcttttatAAAGAAATCAGAATGAGGAGAAACTGCAACCTGGAGCTTCAGCTTCTTCATCCTTCTTATGAAACccataaaaaacaacaagagcaaGAACAACACGAAGAACAGCAGCAAAAGCAGCAGCAGATGAtgactattttttataatggAGCGATGTGCGCTCGTGATGTTACAGAGCTTCAGGTATGTCATCTCATCTGTTTTAAGagtttttcttcttgctttctttttttctttcgttttGGTGTCGGCCGGACAAATTTTAGCGAACGAATCAAATGGCCTAATTCACGTCTGTTAGGGAAATTAAGTATAGATTAAATGAAATATTAGCATTTTTTAGCATGTTGTGTAGATATGTTAGGCATGAAGAACTGTAGAGATGTGTGGCTGCCTGCCGACAAGATGGTGGCCTGCCAATATCGTGTGTTGACTCAAAATTTCACGGAAGATATTTGTTCATCATTAGAATcatagaaattgaaaatatagaCATGTACTTGggttttgacccaaaaaaacccacaGATTTGACCTAACTTAAATATTAGTACATTTTAAAAGTTGAATTACTTGGAGGTTGCAACGTTAATTTGAAAGTTTCTCATTAATCCTCTAACCAATTATGCTAATGAAATGTTTTGCAGGCTAGAAGCATCCTTTTTCTTGCAAACAGAGAAATGGAGGAAAGGGTAAAGAGTCCATTTACTCCAAGTGGATCAGAACTATCTTCACCAACTGTGATGTCTCCACTGTGTAGCCCTGTTGCTGGCATGTCTATGAAGAGATCACTCCAGAGGTTTTTGCAGAAGAGGAAGCATAGGGTTCAAGCAACATCTCCATACCATCACTAGAAACCCATTTTTCGATTGATTAATTGCAAATTTGgttgcatttttttgttttttttgtttgttaatcGAAGCGATATGGGAGATTTGTAGACAGTATCTAGCTAGGAATCCTTAACGAAATGATGATATATTAGCCTTCTTGTACATTAATCGCTTCAAATCATGTTCATCCATATATttaaagccaaaaaaatccTGATGATATATTATGTCTTGATTGATTTAAGATCTTCTTGTCACATGTGGTTTTATTTTGCTACCGGATTATGacacgaatttttttttttttttttaatggggaTGATGATGAGATGAACAGATCtatgaaaattacataaattttggcaaaaaagAGAGCACAAACTTCTATGAACAGATCTCAGAAAATTCTTCATGATTTGTGCATGCAATAAACAATCTTCTTTTATCAATGCTAATTAAGCTTGGTCAGCGAACACTCTCAACAAATTGCGGTTCAAATCACAAAAATTAATTAGCAAGTTAATTGTGGAGGTGTATAAAGCTTGAATGATAGACCACTTATTTTGGGCAAAACTTATACTGACATGTTTACTTATCAGGAATGGGTATTGGAATGATTCCAATTCATGCTTCTCTTGTATGAACGTATTAGAATGATTCTAATCTTGACTTCCCCATGTTTACTAACACTTtaggaataaaaaattatgtggATTACACCTTAAAATCCGTAATCGAATATCCTCAAAATGGGGAATGGGATCAACTAGGGGGAGTAGTTGATCCAATACCTTGACTAAATTCCTCGATTCATGACTTCTCCCATTCCTAATTAGTAAATTTAGCCAAAGTAATTAACATGATTCAGGAGAATCAATTTCTGATTGGGATCTTTCTGTATTCATAGCTTTCTCGAACTAATTTCTGATTCAAGAGAATGGGAGTGACGGGAGAACAATTGATCTAGCTAGGTACGTAGCCTTGGagtttttatatgaaattcatATCACTATATTTATGCTCTAGGTGGCCAATTACTTAAGTATTAGACACTCTGACCTAACAAATGGGCAAAAAGAGATTGAAAAAAGAACCCTCCCAGCTAATTTAATCATAATATAGATACACATGTAGTTAACTGTAATTGTGGAGATTCGAATGCAGGACTTCaagtaaataag of Prunus dulcis chromosome 4, ALMONDv2, whole genome shotgun sequence contains these proteins:
- the LOC117624933 gene encoding protein TIFY 5B; protein product: MRRNCNLELQLLHPSYETHKKQQEQEQHEEQQQKQQQMMTIFYNGAMCARDVTELQARSILFLANREMEERVKSPFTPSGSELSSPTVMSPLCSPVAGMSMKRSLQRFLQKRKHRVQATSPYHH